In Bacillota bacterium, one DNA window encodes the following:
- a CDS encoding thiamine pyrophosphate-binding protein produces the protein MAAPRAPRRRRVAVTGEIAAELTVAQFLVRQMQAWGIDVVFGVPGDTVLPFLDALRATDRPRFIVCRSPGAAALMASAYAKAAGKPAAVVADAGPGAVQMLNGVYDAFMDRVPLVAINGEPPAARNGVHWPQAADIDGLYREPTIFSYTLADAGQASRIFAQALRQAQFRSRPVRIGVSQNVWNQTVNRGKIVEPPADVGASVRTDERAVQKAAEMLERAERPVLFAGLGVAKAVEPLLALAEKAGAPIIHTMPALGIIPADNAWNLGVVGRFGTQAAAYVAGQADLILAVGTTWWQPEYMAPGARVIQVDKVREHIGLTYSVDLGVWGEAADVLPRLLEAVPRSARTEWREAAARARQQLNDEVVWMSVDTRQPLQPGAVMAAVGQALVPGAVVALDVGNHAFWFTRYLRASNYKLLLSGHWRTMGFALPAGIAAKVAAYDRQVVVICGDGGFAASMAELTTAVQHQLPIAVIVLRDGRYGQEETLQKMRGSAPFGTGLHNADWAAYAQACGAAGYRVETYEQLLSALHDALPKLAYGQVSVLDVAVDRVDPLFPQPYTGAETAQSAGADRERSWLANWMPVPFR, from the coding sequence ATGGCGGCGCCGCGGGCGCCGCGGCGGAGGAGAGTGGCGGTGACAGGGGAGATTGCGGCGGAACTGACGGTCGCGCAGTTTCTGGTGCGCCAGATGCAGGCCTGGGGCATCGACGTGGTGTTCGGCGTTCCGGGCGACACGGTGCTGCCGTTCCTGGACGCGTTGCGGGCCACGGACCGACCGCGGTTTATCGTGTGCCGCAGCCCAGGTGCGGCCGCGCTGATGGCGTCTGCGTATGCGAAGGCAGCGGGAAAGCCGGCGGCCGTGGTGGCCGACGCGGGCCCGGGCGCCGTGCAGATGCTTAACGGCGTGTACGACGCATTCATGGATCGGGTCCCGCTGGTGGCCATCAACGGCGAGCCACCGGCGGCGCGCAACGGCGTCCACTGGCCGCAGGCAGCCGACATCGACGGGCTGTATCGCGAACCGACGATTTTCAGCTACACGCTGGCCGACGCGGGCCAGGCGTCGCGCATATTCGCCCAGGCGCTGCGCCAGGCGCAGTTCCGCTCGCGGCCCGTTCGCATCGGTGTGTCGCAAAACGTCTGGAACCAGACGGTCAACCGCGGCAAGATCGTCGAACCGCCCGCGGATGTGGGCGCGTCGGTACGTACCGACGAGCGGGCGGTGCAGAAAGCGGCGGAAATGCTGGAGCGCGCGGAACGGCCGGTGCTGTTTGCCGGTCTGGGCGTCGCGAAAGCGGTGGAGCCTTTGCTCGCGTTGGCGGAAAAAGCGGGGGCGCCCATCATTCACACGATGCCGGCGCTGGGCATCATTCCCGCCGACAACGCCTGGAACTTGGGCGTGGTGGGCCGGTTCGGCACCCAGGCGGCCGCGTACGTAGCGGGACAAGCCGATCTGATTCTCGCCGTGGGCACCACGTGGTGGCAACCCGAATACATGGCGCCGGGCGCGCGCGTCATCCAGGTCGACAAAGTGCGGGAGCACATCGGGCTGACGTACTCGGTGGACTTGGGCGTGTGGGGCGAAGCGGCGGACGTGTTGCCCCGCCTGCTGGAGGCGGTGCCGCGCAGCGCGCGCACCGAGTGGCGGGAGGCCGCGGCGCGGGCGCGGCAGCAGCTGAACGACGAAGTCGTGTGGATGAGCGTGGACACACGCCAGCCGCTGCAGCCGGGCGCGGTTATGGCGGCGGTCGGACAGGCGCTGGTTCCCGGGGCCGTGGTGGCGCTGGATGTGGGGAACCACGCGTTCTGGTTTACGCGCTACCTTCGCGCGTCCAACTACAAGCTGCTCTTGTCGGGGCACTGGCGCACCATGGGTTTCGCGCTGCCGGCCGGCATCGCCGCCAAGGTCGCAGCGTATGACCGGCAGGTCGTGGTCATTTGCGGCGACGGGGGCTTTGCCGCCAGCATGGCCGAGCTGACGACGGCGGTGCAGCACCAGCTGCCCATCGCCGTCATCGTGCTCCGGGACGGCCGCTACGGCCAAGAGGAGACGCTGCAGAAAATGAGGGGCAGCGCTCCGTTCGGCACGGGCCTGCACAATGCGGACTGGGCGGCGTACGCGCAAGCGTGCGGTGCGGCGGGCTACCGGGTGGAAACGTACGAGCAGCTCCTGAGCGCGCTGCACGACGCGCTGCCCAAGCTCGCTTACGGGCAAGTGTCGGTGCTGGACGTGGCGGTGGATCGCGTCGATCCGCTGTTCCCGCAGCCGTACACGGGCGCGGAGACCGCGCAGAGCGCCGGCGCCGATCGTGAGCGCAGCTGGCTAGCCAACTGGATGCCCGTGCCGTTCCGTTGA
- the ggt gene encoding gamma-glutamyltransferase: MIPFDYNYPYATFRTPVMARRGAVATSHPLAAQVGLRILQEGGNAVDAAVATAAALTVLEPTSNGIGGDAFAIVWDGKQLYGLNASGRAPAALTLDVFRRQGLTEVPADGWLPVTVPGAVSAWVELTRRFGSMPLRDLLEPAARYAEEGHPVPPVIASYWRRAERRFGHREDFARTFLPNGRAPKPGELFRCPDQARTLRLIGESDGEAFYRGELAEKIAAYAEHTGGFLTKDDLAAHRAEWVEPIRTSYRGYDVWEIPPNGQGIAALLALNILEGTPVADLPHLSAARLHLIIEALKLAFADAHRYVADPALADVPVAQLLSKEYAAGRRALISPAQALKDVQAGRPDLGGTVYLCTADAEGRMVSFIQSNYMGFGSGVVVPGTGIALQNRGHCFTLEEGHPNQLAPGKRPFHTIIPAFITKDGAPLAAFGVMGGDMQPQGHVHTVLGIVDHRLNPQSVFDAPRVRVAPNGTVHVESTLHPDVIRQLAALGHDVRVEVDWSMFGGGQMIWRDPDTGVYICGTEPRKDGVVAAW; the protein is encoded by the coding sequence ATGATTCCGTTCGATTACAACTACCCCTACGCCACGTTCCGAACGCCCGTCATGGCCCGGCGCGGCGCGGTGGCGACCAGCCATCCGCTGGCCGCGCAAGTGGGCTTGCGCATTTTGCAGGAGGGCGGCAACGCGGTGGATGCGGCCGTGGCCACCGCCGCGGCGCTGACGGTGCTGGAGCCTACGTCCAACGGCATCGGCGGCGACGCCTTCGCCATCGTCTGGGACGGAAAACAGCTGTACGGCCTCAACGCCTCGGGCCGGGCGCCGGCCGCGCTCACCCTCGACGTATTCCGCCGCCAAGGCTTGACGGAAGTGCCCGCCGACGGCTGGCTGCCGGTGACGGTCCCGGGCGCCGTGTCGGCTTGGGTGGAGCTGACCCGCCGCTTCGGCTCTATGCCGTTGCGGGACTTGCTCGAACCGGCCGCCCGCTACGCGGAGGAAGGCCATCCCGTTCCCCCCGTCATCGCCTCGTACTGGCGCCGGGCCGAGCGGCGCTTCGGCCACCGCGAGGACTTTGCCCGGACGTTTTTGCCCAACGGCCGCGCCCCCAAGCCCGGCGAACTGTTCCGCTGCCCGGATCAAGCCCGCACGTTGCGGCTCATCGGCGAATCCGACGGCGAGGCCTTTTACCGCGGGGAGCTGGCGGAGAAGATCGCGGCGTACGCTGAACATACCGGAGGCTTCTTGACCAAAGACGATTTGGCCGCTCACCGGGCGGAATGGGTCGAGCCCATCCGCACTTCCTACCGGGGGTACGACGTCTGGGAAATCCCGCCCAACGGGCAAGGCATCGCCGCTCTGCTTGCGCTTAACATTCTGGAGGGCACGCCGGTGGCGGACCTGCCGCATCTGTCTGCGGCGCGGTTGCACCTGATCATCGAAGCGCTCAAGCTGGCCTTCGCCGACGCCCACCGCTACGTCGCCGACCCGGCGCTGGCCGACGTGCCCGTGGCGCAGCTGCTTTCGAAAGAGTACGCCGCCGGGCGCCGGGCCCTCATCTCGCCGGCCCAAGCGCTGAAAGACGTGCAGGCCGGGAGGCCGGATTTGGGCGGCACGGTGTACTTGTGTACGGCCGACGCGGAAGGCCGCATGGTCTCGTTCATCCAGTCCAACTACATGGGGTTCGGCTCGGGCGTCGTCGTGCCGGGGACGGGCATCGCCCTGCAAAACCGCGGCCACTGCTTCACGCTGGAAGAAGGCCATCCCAACCAGCTCGCGCCCGGCAAGCGGCCGTTCCACACCATCATTCCGGCTTTCATCACGAAAGACGGCGCGCCGCTGGCGGCGTTCGGCGTCATGGGCGGCGACATGCAGCCCCAAGGCCACGTGCATACGGTCCTCGGCATCGTCGACCATCGCCTCAATCCCCAGTCGGTGTTCGACGCGCCCCGGGTGCGCGTAGCCCCGAATGGCACGGTCCACGTGGAGTCCACCCTGCATCCCGACGTCATCCGGCAGCTGGCGGCCCTGGGCCATGACGTGCGGGTCGAAGTCGACTGGAGCATGTTCGGCGGCGGGCAAATGATCTGGCGTGACCCGGATACGGGCGTCTACATCTGCGGCACCGAGCCGCGCAAAGACGGCGTCGTCGCGGCCTGGTGA
- a CDS encoding HAD family hydrolase: MVLAPPEIKALLFDLDGTLLDIDFRSFLDEYATTVAQRFADVAPVDVFKRQLFLSTRAMIFNDKPGRTTLQAFLDDFTAALPLPDDAVSRFVDYYLTEFPRLRKWSRPSPGGRELVEAALRRGLLVVLATAPFFPEIAVRERLRWAGLGDTPFHFITSSDKMTRSKPFPEFFLEVASHIGVAPEHCLMVGDETVMDGAAVKAGMQVALIGPEKPSYSDPWLDKALLEESARLNLPRYPDLPALHRELAARGVL, translated from the coding sequence ATGGTGTTGGCACCGCCCGAGATCAAGGCGCTGCTGTTCGACCTCGACGGCACCTTGCTCGACATCGATTTCCGCTCGTTTCTCGACGAATACGCCACGACGGTGGCGCAGCGCTTTGCCGACGTGGCGCCCGTCGACGTTTTCAAGCGCCAGCTGTTCCTATCGACCCGCGCCATGATCTTCAACGACAAGCCGGGCCGGACGACGCTACAAGCGTTCCTCGACGACTTCACCGCCGCCTTGCCGCTGCCCGATGACGCCGTCTCGCGGTTCGTAGACTACTACCTTACCGAATTTCCCCGCCTGCGCAAGTGGAGCCGGCCCAGCCCCGGCGGCCGCGAGCTCGTCGAGGCGGCGCTGCGGCGCGGCCTGCTGGTCGTCCTGGCCACCGCCCCGTTCTTCCCGGAAATCGCCGTTCGTGAACGGCTGCGGTGGGCGGGCTTGGGCGATACACCCTTTCACTTTATCACGTCCTCGGACAAAATGACACGGAGCAAGCCTTTTCCCGAATTCTTCCTGGAGGTCGCGTCGCACATCGGCGTGGCGCCGGAACACTGCCTGATGGTGGGCGACGAGACGGTCATGGACGGCGCGGCCGTCAAAGCCGGCATGCAGGTGGCGCTGATCGGCCCGGAAAAGCCCTCGTACAGCGACCCGTGGCTGGACAAGGCCTTGCTGGAGGAAAGCGCGCGGCTGAATCTGCCGCGCTATCCCGACCTGCCGGCGTTGCACCGGGAGCTGGCCGCTCGCGGCGTGCTCTGA
- a CDS encoding ABC transporter permease: MWRFVIKRMAYGVFVLLGVSFFSFALVHLAGDPAVALLPLGTPPEQIESFRRQMGLDRPIAVQFLDYIADVVRGEFGLSLRHRENAMALVLERLPATLKLGAAAVALSVVASFPLGVLAAVYKGRWVDHAVRLAAVLGQATPGFWLGILLILLFGVRLGWFPVSGGEGWRSLVLPAIVVAAGPVGNLTRLLRSSVLESLAQDYVRTARSKGVPETAVVLRHALRNALIPFVTMLSMQIGHIVGGSVVAETVFAYPGMGRLAVQAITNRDLPVIQAFVLVQAAVIVAVNVALDVVYTVIDPRIRYE; encoded by the coding sequence GTGTGGCGCTTCGTGATAAAGCGAATGGCATACGGCGTGTTCGTCTTGCTGGGCGTGTCGTTCTTTTCCTTCGCCCTCGTCCATTTGGCGGGCGATCCGGCCGTCGCTTTGCTGCCGCTGGGCACGCCGCCCGAGCAGATTGAATCGTTTCGCCGGCAGATGGGCCTCGACCGCCCCATCGCCGTGCAGTTTCTCGACTACATCGCTGACGTCGTGCGCGGCGAGTTCGGCTTGTCGCTGCGGCACCGCGAGAATGCCATGGCGCTGGTGCTCGAGCGGCTGCCGGCGACGCTGAAACTGGGCGCCGCGGCGGTGGCGCTGTCGGTGGTCGCCTCCTTCCCGCTGGGCGTCCTGGCGGCCGTCTATAAGGGCCGCTGGGTGGATCACGCCGTGCGGTTGGCGGCCGTGCTTGGTCAGGCGACTCCCGGCTTCTGGCTCGGCATTCTCCTGATTCTCCTCTTCGGCGTCCGCCTCGGCTGGTTTCCGGTGTCGGGCGGCGAGGGGTGGCGCAGCCTGGTGCTGCCCGCGATCGTCGTGGCCGCGGGTCCTGTTGGCAACTTGACGCGCCTGCTCCGCTCCAGCGTGCTGGAGTCGCTGGCGCAGGACTACGTGCGGACGGCCCGCAGCAAGGGCGTGCCGGAGACCGCCGTCGTGCTGCGCCACGCGCTGCGCAACGCCCTCATTCCCTTCGTCACCATGCTGTCCATGCAGATCGGCCATATCGTCGGTGGCTCGGTGGTGGCGGAGACTGTGTTCGCATATCCGGGCATGGGCCGGCTCGCGGTGCAGGCCATCACCAACCGGGACTTGCCGGTCATTCAGGCATTCGTCTTGGTGCAGGCAGCGGTCATCGTGGCGGTCAACGTGGCGCTGGACGTCGTCTATACGGTGATCGACCCGCGGATTCGCTATGAATAG
- a CDS encoding peptide ABC transporter permease: MSDRNGELAQLEAEVRRTRRRQRLLLYVSAAVLLAMAAAAVFAPLVSPHDPLRQNIFLRLRPPFWMEGGSAEHLLGTDALGRDLLSRILYGARTSLTVGVLSVLLGGAVGVLLGLLAGYKQGAVDLLLGRLADIQQTLPFIVLILALVAVLGPSKANLILVVGLGSWVYYYRIVRGEVAAVRERPYIEAARALGGSTWHVLLRHVLPNVLPSVIVTMTLYVPQVILYEAALSFLGLGVPPPEPTWGGIIAEGRDYVEIAWWITVFPGLALVITVLCLNTLGESLRDFLDPLQSYAAPASLFRPRAAAARRRRPE; encoded by the coding sequence ATGAGCGACCGCAACGGCGAATTGGCGCAGCTGGAGGCGGAAGTGCGGCGCACGCGGCGGCGCCAGCGGCTGCTGTTGTACGTGTCCGCGGCGGTGCTGCTGGCCATGGCGGCGGCCGCCGTGTTCGCGCCCCTCGTGAGTCCCCACGACCCGCTCCGGCAAAATATCTTCCTGCGCCTGCGGCCGCCGTTTTGGATGGAAGGAGGCAGCGCCGAGCACCTGCTCGGCACCGACGCGCTGGGGCGAGATCTGCTGAGCCGCATTCTTTACGGGGCGCGCACGTCGCTGACCGTGGGCGTGCTGTCGGTGCTGCTTGGCGGCGCCGTCGGCGTCCTGCTGGGACTTCTGGCCGGCTACAAGCAAGGCGCCGTCGACTTGCTGCTGGGGCGCCTGGCCGACATCCAGCAGACGCTGCCTTTCATCGTGCTCATCTTGGCGCTGGTGGCCGTGCTCGGACCGTCCAAGGCCAACTTGATCCTCGTCGTCGGCCTCGGTTCGTGGGTCTACTATTACCGCATCGTGCGCGGCGAAGTCGCGGCCGTGCGTGAACGGCCGTACATCGAAGCGGCGCGGGCCCTGGGCGGATCCACGTGGCACGTCCTCTTGCGCCACGTGCTGCCCAACGTGCTCCCGTCGGTCATCGTCACCATGACGCTGTACGTGCCGCAGGTGATCCTGTACGAAGCCGCCCTCAGCTTCCTCGGCCTGGGCGTGCCGCCGCCCGAGCCGACGTGGGGCGGCATCATCGCCGAAGGGCGAGACTACGTGGAAATCGCCTGGTGGATTACGGTCTTCCCCGGCCTGGCGCTGGTAATCACGGTGCTGTGCCTCAACACGTTGGGCGAGTCGCTGCGGGATTTTCTGGACCCGCTGCAGAGCTACGCAGCGCCTGCCTCGCTTTTTCGCCCTCGCGCCGCAGCCGCTCGACGTCGCCGCCCGGAATGA
- a CDS encoding chorismate synthase, translated as MTMSLRFLTAGESHGPALTAIVEGMPAGVPLTAADIQRQLRRRMLGYGRGRRMQIETDEVEILSGVRHGQTLGSPIALLIRNRDWDRWRQAMAIEPPDAARTTGEARGEGDWRLRPVTCPRPGHADLPGMLKYGFDDARNVLERASARETAMRVAAGAVARALVEQFGIVVGSHVVQIGPVVAARRGQEPPSPEDLARADASPVRCLDPTAEQAMVAVIDEAKAKGETLGGVFEVVAWGVPPGLGSHVHWDRKLDARLAAAVMSIQAIKGVEIGLGFAAAGLFGSQVHDAIFVDEARGIHRATNRAGGIEGGMSNGQPIVVRAAMKPLATLYTPLPSVDMATRTPATAAIERSDVTAVPAAAVVAEAAVAFELARAMLEKFGGDSLSEMRRSYDAFVADLARRGFVNPAAWPRR; from the coding sequence ATGACGATGTCACTGCGCTTTCTGACCGCCGGCGAGTCCCACGGACCCGCCCTGACCGCCATCGTCGAGGGCATGCCCGCCGGCGTGCCGCTCACGGCCGCCGACATCCAGCGCCAGCTGCGCCGCCGCATGCTAGGCTACGGCCGTGGCCGCCGCATGCAAATCGAGACCGACGAAGTCGAAATTTTGTCCGGCGTGCGCCACGGCCAAACGCTTGGCAGCCCCATCGCCCTCCTCATCCGTAACCGGGACTGGGACCGCTGGCGGCAGGCCATGGCCATCGAGCCCCCGGACGCGGCAAGAACAACCGGCGAAGCCCGCGGCGAAGGCGACTGGCGCCTGCGCCCGGTGACTTGCCCCCGCCCGGGACACGCGGACTTGCCGGGGATGCTCAAGTACGGCTTCGACGACGCGCGCAACGTGCTGGAGCGAGCCAGTGCGCGGGAAACGGCCATGCGGGTCGCGGCCGGCGCCGTGGCCCGGGCGCTCGTGGAGCAGTTCGGCATCGTCGTCGGCTCCCACGTGGTGCAGATCGGTCCCGTCGTCGCGGCCCGTCGCGGCCAAGAGCCGCCTTCTCCGGAGGACTTGGCCCGCGCCGACGCTTCGCCCGTGCGCTGCCTGGACCCCACCGCCGAGCAAGCGATGGTGGCGGTGATCGACGAAGCCAAGGCGAAAGGCGAGACCTTGGGCGGCGTGTTCGAAGTGGTGGCTTGGGGCGTGCCGCCGGGGCTGGGCAGCCACGTGCACTGGGACCGCAAGCTGGACGCCCGCCTCGCCGCGGCCGTGATGAGCATTCAAGCCATCAAAGGCGTGGAGATAGGGCTGGGCTTCGCAGCCGCCGGTCTTTTCGGCTCTCAGGTCCACGACGCGATTTTCGTCGACGAGGCGCGCGGCATCCACCGCGCGACCAACCGGGCCGGCGGAATCGAAGGCGGCATGTCCAACGGCCAACCCATCGTGGTGCGGGCGGCCATGAAGCCGCTGGCGACCTTGTACACGCCGCTGCCGTCGGTGGACATGGCGACCCGAACGCCTGCCACCGCCGCCATCGAGCGCTCGGATGTAACGGCCGTGCCCGCCGCCGCCGTGGTGGCCGAAGCCGCCGTGGCCTTCGAACTGGCCCGGGCCATGCTGGAAAAGTTCGGCGGCGACTCGCTGAGCGAAATGCGCCGCAGCTACGACGCCTTCGTGGCCGACCTGGCCCGGCGGGGGTTCGTTAATCCCGCAGCGTGGCCTCGCCGATGA